A single window of Archangium gephyra DNA harbors:
- a CDS encoding FUSC family protein yields MRDLKRLLHPAHLWDLFVTSDPALGRLRQGARAVLGAGLAALIISQLARWLGEPPTVTMVGTMMGMMGSQLATEPDPRSQRRTTLLMALPATASLVLGTLTSRIPLLGAAAFAVTIFLATYARRFGPRGLALGMIGFFAFFNALFFHAQVAQLPALAGAALLALGIAYGVRFVLIPDRPSRELHRFLRTFRKTVAIVLWELRDVPERPRMTRSLQRRLHREQDRLNDSALAVEELLTRCQPALRLRIFDLELAVSRVIGAVQQVVESGALAPEARREIRQALAAARTFVRNGDPAARRLMQEHLEHVRSSVSDMPEDAPGRADARRLSNSISDLVEAAAQLPHEVPRLVPGQAAAAPAGARPPERPAKTGLHPATRQAIQVTVASVLAMVVGHALSADRWYWAVITTFVIFTRTRTLGDTLQRAWARVLGTVLGVVAGLLLAGLVSGHRTLELAGVFVCVFFGFYLIQISYAWMVFWFTTLICILYSLLGLFSPGLLYLRIEETVIGAGLGVLIAIILLPEGTTVHIHATARQVLAAVCDYLEEAVVNRSKDSDPDRLINTARTLDARLRDLRTAARPLNGRLVRFAPRTARTVHAVSELVLFVRHLALGKGVLQVNGETRELIREAGARLASNARALERALEKKEAPTLEPASPLLEKARKSLAGEETVRRGPASPPILLHWLARVDDTLHLIARTAGTFRGRPLPQRT; encoded by the coding sequence TTGCGAGATCTGAAGCGCCTTCTTCATCCCGCCCACCTGTGGGACCTCTTCGTGACGTCCGACCCGGCGCTCGGGCGGTTGCGGCAGGGGGCACGCGCCGTCCTGGGCGCTGGCCTCGCGGCCCTCATCATCTCCCAGCTCGCCCGCTGGCTGGGCGAGCCGCCCACCGTCACCATGGTGGGGACCATGATGGGGATGATGGGCTCGCAGCTCGCGACCGAGCCGGATCCCCGTTCGCAGCGGCGCACGACCCTCCTCATGGCGCTACCGGCCACGGCCTCGCTCGTGCTGGGGACACTCACCTCGCGCATCCCCCTGCTCGGCGCGGCGGCCTTCGCGGTGACGATCTTCCTCGCCACCTATGCGCGGCGGTTCGGACCCCGAGGGCTCGCGCTCGGGATGATTGGCTTCTTCGCCTTCTTCAACGCGCTCTTCTTCCACGCGCAGGTGGCGCAACTGCCCGCCCTCGCTGGCGCGGCCCTCCTGGCGCTCGGTATCGCCTACGGGGTGCGCTTCGTGCTCATCCCCGACCGCCCCAGCAGGGAGCTCCACCGCTTCCTTCGCACCTTCCGGAAGACGGTCGCCATCGTGTTGTGGGAGCTCCGGGACGTCCCCGAGCGCCCGCGGATGACCCGCTCCCTCCAGCGCCGCCTCCACCGGGAGCAGGATCGCCTGAATGATTCCGCGCTCGCGGTGGAGGAGTTGCTCACCCGGTGCCAGCCGGCCCTGCGGCTGAGGATCTTCGACCTGGAGCTCGCGGTCAGCCGGGTGATTGGCGCCGTCCAGCAGGTGGTGGAGTCCGGTGCGCTGGCGCCGGAGGCACGCCGGGAGATCCGGCAGGCCCTGGCCGCCGCACGCACCTTCGTCCGGAATGGAGACCCGGCCGCCCGGCGGCTGATGCAAGAGCACCTCGAGCACGTGCGGAGCTCGGTGTCGGACATGCCTGAAGACGCGCCGGGCCGTGCGGACGCGCGGCGCCTGAGCAACTCCATCTCGGACCTGGTGGAGGCCGCCGCCCAGCTGCCCCACGAGGTTCCCCGGCTCGTCCCAGGGCAGGCGGCCGCTGCCCCCGCGGGTGCGCGTCCACCGGAGAGGCCCGCGAAGACCGGCCTTCATCCGGCGACGCGCCAGGCCATCCAGGTCACCGTGGCGAGCGTGCTGGCGATGGTGGTGGGCCATGCCCTCTCCGCCGATCGCTGGTACTGGGCCGTCATCACCACGTTCGTCATCTTCACGCGGACGAGAACCCTGGGCGACACGCTGCAACGCGCCTGGGCCCGGGTGCTCGGTACCGTGCTGGGAGTCGTCGCCGGGCTGCTGCTCGCGGGACTCGTCAGCGGCCACCGCACCCTCGAGCTCGCGGGCGTCTTCGTGTGCGTCTTCTTCGGCTTCTATCTGATACAGATTTCGTATGCGTGGATGGTCTTCTGGTTCACCACGCTGATCTGCATCCTCTACAGCCTGCTCGGTCTCTTCTCGCCCGGGCTCCTCTACCTGCGCATCGAGGAGACAGTGATCGGCGCCGGCCTCGGCGTGCTCATCGCCATCATCCTCCTGCCAGAGGGGACGACGGTGCACATCCACGCGACTGCCCGGCAGGTGCTGGCCGCGGTGTGCGACTACCTGGAGGAGGCGGTGGTGAACCGCTCGAAGGACTCGGACCCGGATCGGCTGATCAACACGGCGCGCACCCTGGATGCACGCCTGCGCGACCTGAGAACGGCGGCGCGGCCCCTCAATGGACGGCTCGTGCGATTCGCTCCGCGTACGGCGCGCACGGTGCACGCGGTGTCCGAGCTCGTCCTCTTCGTCCGGCACCTCGCGCTGGGGAAGGGCGTGCTGCAGGTGAACGGGGAGACGCGCGAGTTGATCCGCGAGGCCGGGGCCAGACTCGCGAGCAATGCGCGAGCGCTCGAGCGGGCCTTGGAGAAGAAGGAGGCACCCACCCTCGAGCCCGCGTCCCCGCTGCTCGAGAAGGCCCGGAAATCACTCGCCGGAGAAGAGACCGTCCGGCGAGGTCCGGCGAGCCCCCCCATCCTGCTGCACTGGCTCGCGCGCGTGGACGACACCCTCCACCTGATCGCCAGGACAGCGGGCACGTTCCGCGGGAGACCTCTCCCACAGCGGACCTGA
- the hemA gene encoding glutamyl-tRNA reductase: MELLCIGLSYRTAPLTVRERLALPGEQQVELLRRLGQAPAEALLISTCNRVELYLASPDVARARQQAREELRRLGGPEVLDHLYEHQGEAALTHLFRVASSLDSMVLGEAQVLGQVKDALEHSQAAGTVHGELSRMFAAAFRCAKRVRTETAIGMAATSMASAAVALASKAWDGLAERTVLVVGAGEMSALAARHLKRAGVGRLVVVNRTLARAESLAAEVGGTARPLEELFTLLASADVVVSGTSSPVPLFNRENVAPALATRQRPLVMVDLAVPRDIAPEVGSMKRVRVLDVDDIQRFVLENAAARAEEARKAEALVGEEVARFMRERAVRDGVPVLSKLRQHADTIARAEVERTLSSLGDSLSDKQRKSVEAMARAIINKLLHEPTARLRAVGTEQEDVLLAHVTAELFGLHG; encoded by the coding sequence GTGGAGTTGCTGTGCATCGGGCTGTCCTACCGGACGGCGCCGCTGACGGTCCGCGAGCGGCTGGCACTGCCCGGGGAGCAGCAGGTGGAATTGCTGCGGCGGCTGGGGCAGGCCCCGGCCGAGGCCCTGCTCATCTCCACCTGCAACCGGGTGGAGCTGTACCTGGCCTCGCCGGACGTGGCCCGCGCCCGTCAGCAGGCCCGGGAGGAGCTGCGCCGGCTGGGAGGCCCGGAGGTGCTCGATCATCTCTACGAGCACCAGGGGGAGGCCGCGCTCACGCACCTCTTCCGGGTGGCCTCCAGTCTGGACTCCATGGTGCTGGGCGAGGCGCAGGTGCTGGGCCAGGTGAAGGACGCGCTCGAGCACAGCCAGGCGGCGGGCACGGTGCACGGCGAGCTGTCGCGCATGTTCGCGGCGGCCTTCCGGTGCGCCAAGCGGGTGCGCACGGAGACGGCCATCGGCATGGCGGCCACGTCCATGGCCAGCGCGGCCGTGGCGCTCGCCAGCAAGGCCTGGGACGGGCTCGCGGAGCGGACGGTGCTGGTGGTGGGCGCGGGCGAGATGTCGGCGCTGGCCGCGAGGCACCTCAAGCGGGCGGGCGTGGGGCGCCTGGTGGTGGTGAACCGCACGCTCGCGCGCGCCGAGTCCCTGGCCGCCGAGGTGGGCGGCACCGCGCGTCCCCTCGAGGAGCTGTTCACCCTGCTGGCCTCCGCGGACGTGGTGGTGAGTGGTACGTCCTCGCCGGTGCCGCTCTTCAACCGGGAGAACGTAGCGCCGGCGCTCGCGACGCGTCAGCGGCCCCTCGTCATGGTGGACCTGGCCGTGCCGCGCGACATCGCGCCCGAGGTGGGCTCGATGAAGCGGGTGCGCGTGCTGGACGTGGACGACATCCAGCGCTTCGTCCTGGAGAACGCGGCGGCCCGGGCCGAGGAGGCACGGAAGGCGGAGGCGCTGGTGGGCGAGGAAGTGGCCCGCTTCATGCGCGAGCGGGCCGTGCGTGACGGAGTGCCCGTCCTCTCGAAGCTGCGCCAGCACGCCGACACCATCGCCCGCGCCGAGGTGGAGCGCACCCTCTCCTCGCTCGGCGACTCGCTCTCCGACAAGCAGCGCAAGAGCGTGGAGGCCATGGCGCGCGCCATCATCAACAAGCTGCTGCACGAGCCCACGGCGCGCCTGCGAGCGGTGGGCACCGAGCAGGAGGATGTGCTGCTGGCCCATGTCACCGCGGAGTTGTTCGGCCTCCACGGCTGA
- a CDS encoding peroxidase family protein, whose protein sequence is MLHGETQIRGHNPPESQFHDRGRFGRLFPGLPVFADDNAKVREALFELGKLGGLMDARDTAVQPPDPLASNPNNDAIVAGFTFFGQFVDHDLTFDPTSILERQNDPEAIENFRTPAFELDNVYGSGPRASRHLYDVNDPAKFLIEKLGGPGSNDDMPRNSQNTALIGDPRNDENTIVSQFHVAILKFHNAVVDHLRKKSPNDPQVFEKAQRMVRWHYQWIILHDFLPKIVGQQVLDDVLDDRPRERIFRWRNEPFIPVEFAVAAYRFGHSQVRPAYGLNDGFGAPIFDSTLDPTAADPNDLRGGKRALRRFVDWSRFFEGLGGDPARRNISKLIDSRLSTRLFNLIPGAPGQVGGANVGVITNPQSLAQRNLLRSLALRLPSGQAMAKRLGIKPRRFDELKQLGVGFETSTPPWYYILKESEVEEGNKGVRLGAVGARIVAEVFVGVLRGDRFSFLNANPNWKPELANSEGKFLIADLLKFAGFPVAPVPAPAPTP, encoded by the coding sequence ATGTTGCACGGTGAAACCCAAATTCGAGGCCACAACCCTCCCGAGTCGCAGTTTCACGACCGCGGCCGCTTCGGCCGGCTCTTTCCGGGCCTGCCGGTCTTCGCCGACGACAATGCCAAGGTCCGCGAGGCGCTCTTCGAGCTCGGCAAGCTCGGGGGATTGATGGACGCCCGGGACACCGCGGTCCAGCCGCCGGATCCCCTGGCCAGCAATCCCAACAATGATGCCATCGTCGCGGGTTTCACGTTCTTCGGGCAGTTCGTCGACCACGATCTGACGTTCGATCCGACTTCCATCCTGGAGCGGCAGAACGACCCGGAGGCCATCGAGAACTTCCGCACGCCGGCGTTCGAGTTGGACAACGTGTACGGCTCCGGTCCCCGGGCCTCGCGCCACCTCTATGACGTCAATGATCCGGCGAAGTTCCTCATCGAGAAGCTCGGCGGTCCCGGCTCCAACGACGACATGCCGCGCAACAGCCAGAACACCGCGCTCATCGGGGATCCCCGCAACGACGAGAACACCATCGTCTCGCAGTTCCACGTGGCCATCCTCAAGTTCCACAACGCCGTCGTCGATCACCTGCGCAAGAAGAGCCCCAACGACCCGCAGGTCTTCGAGAAGGCCCAGCGGATGGTGCGCTGGCACTACCAGTGGATCATCCTCCATGACTTCCTCCCGAAGATCGTCGGGCAGCAGGTGTTGGATGACGTGCTGGACGACCGCCCGCGGGAGCGGATCTTCCGGTGGAGGAACGAGCCCTTCATCCCGGTGGAGTTCGCGGTGGCCGCCTACCGCTTCGGGCACAGCCAGGTGCGTCCCGCCTACGGGCTCAACGACGGCTTCGGCGCGCCCATCTTCGACTCGACCCTGGACCCGACCGCGGCGGACCCGAACGATCTGCGCGGGGGCAAGCGTGCCCTCCGGCGGTTCGTGGACTGGTCGCGATTCTTCGAGGGACTCGGAGGTGACCCCGCCAGGCGCAACATCAGCAAGCTCATCGACTCCCGGCTGTCCACCCGGCTCTTCAACCTGATCCCCGGGGCGCCTGGCCAGGTGGGTGGAGCCAACGTGGGGGTCATCACCAATCCCCAGTCGCTCGCTCAGCGCAACCTGCTGCGGAGCCTGGCCCTCCGGCTCCCCTCGGGCCAGGCCATGGCGAAGCGCCTGGGCATCAAGCCGCGGAGGTTCGATGAGCTGAAGCAGCTCGGAGTCGGGTTCGAGACCTCCACTCCGCCCTGGTACTACATCCTCAAGGAGTCGGAGGTGGAGGAGGGCAACAAGGGCGTGCGGCTCGGAGCGGTGGGCGCGCGCATCGTGGCCGAGGTCTTCGTCGGCGTGCTCCGAGGCGACCGGTTCTCGTTCCTCAACGCCAACCCGAACTGGAAGCCGGAGCTGGCCAACTCCGAGGGCAAGTTCCTCATTGCCGACCTGCTGAAGTTCGCTGGCTTCCCGGTGGCGCCCGTGCCGGCACCCGCGCCGACGCCGTAA
- the zwf gene encoding glucose-6-phosphate dehydrogenase, which produces MPMQTAAIQLEEPLHTLDASLDTSMRAEPCAFVLFGASGDLARRKLLPALYRLALEGYLPPESTIIGAALQPMSTEQFRASMREALEHSSEAGHVDDTAWRAFSRRLHYVPMDISSAEDYRHLGQVLEQVDRHHGTRGNRIFYLSLAPTLHAQAVHHLGETGLTHAHAPSWVRLVVEKPFGTDLETARSLNQGIHRYLDESNVYRMDHYLGKEMVQNLLVLRFANRIFEPLWDRGHIDHVQITSAETVGVEGRGGYYEKAGVVRDMLQNHLLQVLSLLAMEPPSSLSPEAVHEAKREVMASARAFTPERIRTECVRGQYGPGFISGQPVPGYRQEPGVSPHSRTETFAMLTMRFDNPRWAGVPFYVRSGKRMEKRLTEVVVQFKDGPLARGTPNQLHLRIQPDEGIALRFATKAPGRAVHHHDVALDFRYGATFGTRLAEAYERLLLDCMLGISTHFVRNDLVERGWELVMPLLEAWGSAHDELPLAPYAAGSWGPAAANHLLESHGRCWSAR; this is translated from the coding sequence ATGCCCATGCAGACCGCGGCCATTCAGCTGGAAGAACCCCTGCACACGCTCGATGCCTCACTCGATACCTCCATGCGGGCCGAGCCGTGCGCCTTCGTGCTCTTCGGCGCGTCTGGAGACCTGGCGCGGCGCAAGCTCCTGCCCGCGCTCTACCGGCTGGCCCTGGAGGGCTACCTGCCCCCGGAGTCCACCATCATCGGCGCGGCCCTCCAACCCATGAGCACCGAGCAGTTCCGCGCCAGCATGCGCGAGGCCCTCGAGCACTCCTCCGAGGCCGGCCACGTGGACGACACCGCCTGGCGCGCCTTCTCCCGCCGGCTCCACTACGTGCCCATGGACATCTCCAGCGCCGAGGACTACCGGCACCTGGGCCAGGTGCTCGAGCAGGTGGACCGTCACCACGGCACGCGCGGCAACCGCATCTTCTATCTGTCGCTCGCGCCCACGCTCCACGCCCAGGCCGTGCACCACCTGGGCGAGACGGGGCTCACGCACGCCCACGCGCCGTCCTGGGTGCGGCTCGTCGTGGAGAAGCCCTTCGGAACGGACCTGGAGACGGCGCGCTCCCTCAACCAGGGCATCCACCGCTACCTCGACGAGTCGAACGTCTACCGGATGGATCATTACCTGGGGAAGGAGATGGTGCAGAACCTGCTGGTGCTGCGCTTCGCCAACCGCATCTTCGAGCCGCTGTGGGACCGCGGGCACATCGACCACGTGCAGATCACCAGCGCCGAGACGGTGGGCGTGGAGGGGCGCGGCGGGTACTACGAGAAGGCGGGCGTGGTGCGCGACATGCTGCAGAACCACCTGCTGCAGGTGCTCTCGCTGCTGGCCATGGAGCCGCCGTCGAGCCTGTCCCCCGAGGCCGTGCACGAGGCGAAGCGGGAGGTGATGGCCTCGGCGCGCGCCTTCACGCCCGAGCGCATCCGTACCGAGTGCGTGCGTGGGCAGTATGGCCCGGGGTTCATCTCGGGCCAGCCCGTGCCCGGCTACCGGCAGGAGCCCGGCGTCTCGCCCCACTCGCGCACCGAGACCTTCGCGATGCTGACGATGCGCTTCGACAACCCACGCTGGGCCGGCGTGCCCTTCTACGTGCGCTCGGGCAAGCGGATGGAGAAGAGGCTGACGGAGGTGGTGGTCCAGTTCAAGGACGGGCCGCTGGCGCGGGGCACGCCCAACCAGCTCCACCTGCGCATCCAGCCAGACGAGGGCATCGCCCTGCGCTTCGCCACGAAGGCACCGGGGCGCGCGGTGCACCACCATGACGTGGCCCTGGACTTCCGCTACGGGGCCACCTTCGGCACCCGGCTGGCCGAGGCCTACGAGCGGCTGCTGCTGGACTGCATGCTGGGTATCTCCACCCACTTCGTGCGCAACGACCTGGTCGAGCGCGGCTGGGAGCTCGTCATGCCCCTGCTGGAGGCCTGGGGTTCGGCACACGACGAACTGCCGCTCGCCCCCTATGCCGCGGGCTCGTGGGGCCCGGCCGCCGCGAACCACCTCCTGGAGTCCCACGGCCGCTGCTGGAGCGCCCGCTGA
- a CDS encoding pyridoxal phosphate-dependent aminotransferase — translation MSDDISLPAFRTVPRTGVIYVTAEATRRGYRPGDAEWCNLGQGQPETGELPGAPPRIGSVTVDVNDLEYAPVAGLWEVREAVASLYNRLYRRGLPSQYSAENVSLSGGGRAALTRAAASLGTVNLGHFLPDYTAYEELLDVFKAFTSIPILLEGERGYAFTHEDLRREIQGRGLSALLFSNPCNPTGKLVQGEELARWVGVARELECTLLIDEFYSHYLWTGRPGQLPLESAARYVEDVNKDPVVLFDGFTKNWRYPGWRMTWTVGPRQVIDAVSSAGSFLDGGGSRPLQRAAIPLLDEQLVVKETLAIHQHFREKRDRFHSRLERLGIRTDRPPDGTFYVWGNVAGLPAPLNDGMGFFRAALAEKIITVPGEFFDVNPGKRRARPSRFRSYVRLSFGPSMEVLDKALSRLEALVIRHTSG, via the coding sequence GTGAGCGACGACATTTCCCTGCCAGCGTTCCGCACCGTGCCGCGCACGGGCGTCATCTACGTCACCGCCGAGGCCACGCGCCGGGGCTACCGCCCGGGAGACGCCGAGTGGTGCAACCTCGGCCAGGGCCAGCCCGAGACGGGCGAGCTGCCCGGTGCCCCGCCCCGCATCGGCAGCGTCACCGTGGACGTGAACGACCTGGAGTACGCCCCCGTGGCCGGCCTCTGGGAAGTCCGAGAGGCCGTTGCCTCCCTCTACAACCGGCTCTACCGGCGCGGCCTCCCCAGCCAGTATTCCGCCGAGAACGTCTCCCTCTCCGGCGGTGGCCGGGCCGCCCTCACCCGCGCGGCGGCGAGCCTCGGCACCGTCAACCTCGGCCACTTCCTCCCGGACTACACCGCCTACGAGGAGCTGCTGGACGTCTTCAAGGCCTTCACCTCCATCCCCATCCTCCTCGAGGGCGAGCGCGGCTACGCCTTCACCCATGAGGACCTGCGCCGGGAGATCCAGGGCCGCGGCCTCTCCGCCCTGCTGTTCTCCAACCCCTGCAACCCCACCGGCAAGCTGGTGCAGGGCGAGGAGCTGGCGCGCTGGGTGGGCGTGGCCCGGGAGCTGGAGTGCACCCTGCTCATCGACGAGTTCTACTCGCACTACCTCTGGACGGGCCGCCCCGGGCAGTTGCCCCTGGAGAGCGCCGCCCGCTACGTGGAGGACGTCAACAAGGACCCCGTCGTCCTCTTCGACGGCTTCACCAAGAACTGGCGCTACCCGGGCTGGCGCATGACGTGGACGGTGGGCCCGCGCCAGGTCATCGACGCGGTGTCCAGCGCGGGCAGCTTCCTCGACGGGGGTGGCAGCCGGCCCCTCCAGCGCGCCGCCATTCCCCTGCTGGACGAGCAGCTGGTGGTGAAGGAGACGCTCGCCATCCACCAGCACTTCCGCGAGAAGCGCGACCGTTTCCACTCGCGTCTGGAGCGGCTGGGCATCCGCACGGACCGCCCACCCGATGGCACCTTCTATGTCTGGGGCAACGTGGCCGGACTGCCCGCGCCCCTCAATGACGGCATGGGCTTCTTCCGCGCCGCGTTGGCCGAGAAGATCATCACCGTGCCCGGCGAGTTCTTCGACGTGAACCCCGGCAAGCGGCGCGCCCGCCCCTCGCGCTTCCGCAGCTACGTGCGCCTGTCCTTCGGCCCCTCCATGGAGGTGCTGGACAAGGCCCTGTCCCGCCTGGAGGCCCTGGTGATCCGCCACACCAGCGGTTGA
- a CDS encoding alpha/beta fold hydrolase: MNGAPVQEIRVQSREGAVRLRDGRKLAYVESGNLEGMPVIFMHGNPGSRYMRHPDDGLTASLGVRLITPDRPGYGQSDFKRGRTLLDMPADIEQLANELGLGRFAVMGVSAGGPYVAACAYRLGERLSGAAIISGSAPFNRTDAMAGVNRDYRAAYSMAMWPGWLLEPVMRLHDRSVRRKPDSALVALMKECSADDRAVLSDPAISQQVKGFRFEASRQGVQGMIQEARLLTSPWGFPLEDIRIPVHLWYWEGDSIVPLQMGRYLHARIPNTVPHFLPGGGHFSLYSNWKDILTTLVRT, translated from the coding sequence ATGAACGGAGCGCCGGTTCAGGAGATCCGTGTCCAGTCGCGAGAGGGCGCGGTACGGCTGCGCGACGGACGCAAGCTGGCCTACGTCGAGTCCGGGAACCTGGAGGGCATGCCGGTCATCTTCATGCACGGCAACCCGGGCTCGCGCTACATGAGGCACCCGGATGATGGCCTCACGGCGAGCCTGGGCGTGCGGCTCATCACCCCGGACCGTCCGGGCTACGGGCAGTCCGACTTCAAGCGGGGCCGCACCCTGTTGGACATGCCGGCGGACATCGAGCAGCTGGCCAACGAGCTGGGGCTGGGCCGCTTCGCGGTGATGGGCGTGTCCGCGGGAGGCCCCTACGTGGCGGCCTGCGCGTACCGCCTGGGCGAGCGGCTGTCGGGCGCGGCCATCATCTCCGGCTCGGCGCCCTTCAACCGCACCGACGCCATGGCGGGCGTCAACCGGGACTACCGCGCGGCCTACAGCATGGCCATGTGGCCCGGCTGGCTGCTGGAGCCGGTGATGCGCCTGCACGATCGGAGCGTCCGCCGCAAGCCCGACTCCGCCCTCGTCGCGCTGATGAAGGAGTGCTCGGCGGATGACCGGGCCGTGCTGTCGGACCCCGCCATCTCCCAGCAGGTGAAGGGCTTCCGCTTCGAGGCCTCGCGCCAGGGTGTGCAGGGGATGATTCAAGAGGCGCGGCTGCTCACCTCGCCGTGGGGCTTCCCGCTAGAGGACATCCGCATCCCGGTGCACCTCTGGTACTGGGAGGGAGACTCCATCGTCCCGCTGCAGATGGGGCGCTACCTGCACGCGCGCATCCCCAACACCGTGCCCCACTTCCTGCCGGGCGGGGGACACTTCTCCCTCTACTCGAACTGGAAGGACATCCTCACCACGCTCGTGAGGACCTGA
- a CDS encoding alpha/beta fold hydrolase has protein sequence MNRPTQAFQRIRSFVSSQVDVSRSLAQALQDRSINPYPYLKPIFEKAAGVREPPISPTPHSVVYTRGSMRLLRYAAPRRRYRTPILFVYSLINRWYILDFLPGRSLIEYLTRQGYDVYAIDWGYAGQEEQNLTWSELLGGHIRTAVRWTQRVSGSDDVTLYGYCMGGTMALAYTSLHPEGVRNLVVQATPVDFSKGGIYSLWTQPQHFDVDSLVDAYGNVPTYVLESGFFMASPIQRITKWLDLCRQIDDPAFVTTFLALERWGADAVPFPGEVYRQYMRDCYQQNLFCQNRMEVGGERVDLGRINCPVLNIIAEQDNIAPPAMSEPLQGLLVGSKDCQTMHFPVGHIGLSASSKSPVKVWPRIDGWMGPRSRPMEGGE, from the coding sequence GTGAATCGGCCCACCCAAGCCTTCCAGCGGATCCGCTCGTTCGTCTCGTCGCAGGTGGACGTCTCGCGCTCGCTCGCGCAGGCGCTGCAGGACCGCTCCATCAATCCGTACCCGTACCTCAAGCCCATCTTCGAGAAGGCCGCCGGGGTCCGCGAGCCGCCCATCAGCCCCACCCCGCACTCGGTGGTGTACACGCGCGGCAGCATGCGCCTGTTGCGCTACGCCGCGCCCCGGCGCCGCTACCGCACGCCCATCCTCTTCGTCTACTCGCTCATCAACCGCTGGTACATCCTCGACTTCCTGCCCGGCCGCAGCCTCATCGAGTACCTCACCCGCCAGGGCTACGACGTCTACGCCATCGACTGGGGCTACGCCGGCCAGGAGGAGCAGAACCTCACCTGGAGCGAGCTGCTCGGTGGCCACATCCGCACCGCCGTGCGCTGGACGCAGCGGGTGAGCGGCAGCGACGACGTGACGCTCTATGGCTACTGCATGGGCGGCACCATGGCGCTGGCCTACACCTCGCTCCACCCCGAGGGCGTGCGCAACCTGGTGGTGCAGGCCACCCCGGTGGACTTCAGCAAGGGCGGCATCTACTCGCTGTGGACGCAGCCCCAGCACTTCGACGTGGACTCGCTGGTGGATGCCTATGGCAACGTGCCCACGTATGTGCTGGAGAGCGGCTTCTTCATGGCCAGCCCCATCCAGCGCATCACCAAGTGGCTCGACCTGTGCCGGCAGATTGATGACCCGGCCTTCGTCACCACCTTCCTCGCGCTGGAGCGCTGGGGCGCCGATGCCGTCCCCTTCCCGGGCGAGGTGTACCGGCAGTACATGCGCGACTGCTACCAGCAGAACCTCTTCTGCCAGAACCGCATGGAGGTGGGCGGTGAGCGGGTGGACCTGGGCCGCATTAACTGCCCCGTGCTCAACATCATCGCGGAGCAGGACAACATCGCCCCGCCGGCCATGAGCGAGCCGCTGCAGGGCCTGCTGGTGGGCTCGAAGGATTGCCAGACGATGCACTTCCCGGTGGGCCACATCGGCCTGTCGGCCTCCAGCAAGTCGCCGGTGAAGGTATGGCCGCGAATCGACGGCTGGATGGGTCCGCGTTCGCGGCCCATGGAGGGAGGGGAATGA
- a CDS encoding glutathione S-transferase family protein — MEAFSFEKGSVAQAPLYPEAREAACCPPMAQPELTLYQFPISHYCEKTRWNLDAKGIPYVIENLLPGPHRFVTKRLTKGRRGTVPVLVDGGTVVTDSTDIALHLERAHASAPALIPAGGPERERVLELETYFDEAAGKHVRRWVYATLFASGADIKPLMFGAFPLPLRLVGMALLPVIKTAIRRQYTLTPDKVEESRVKMLEGLDRLEREIQGDPSRYLVGESLSIADIAAASLFSPLVAAEGSPYAVRPGEVVPKPIAEMRASVLARPAGQWLLRRYREDRRRVARGFGASAAVANG; from the coding sequence ATGGAGGCATTCTCCTTCGAGAAGGGCTCCGTCGCGCAAGCCCCGCTGTACCCGGAGGCCCGGGAGGCGGCATGCTGCCCGCCCATGGCCCAACCCGAGCTCACGCTGTACCAGTTCCCCATCTCGCACTACTGCGAGAAGACCCGCTGGAACCTCGACGCCAAGGGGATTCCCTACGTCATCGAGAACCTGCTTCCCGGCCCGCACCGCTTCGTGACGAAGCGCCTGACGAAGGGGCGCCGGGGGACGGTCCCCGTGCTGGTGGACGGGGGAACGGTGGTCACGGACTCCACGGACATCGCCCTGCACCTGGAGCGGGCCCACGCGTCGGCTCCGGCGCTGATTCCGGCCGGGGGCCCCGAGCGCGAGCGGGTGCTGGAACTGGAGACCTACTTCGACGAGGCGGCCGGCAAGCACGTGCGCCGCTGGGTGTACGCGACGCTCTTCGCCAGTGGCGCGGACATCAAGCCGCTGATGTTCGGCGCGTTCCCGCTGCCGCTGCGTCTGGTGGGCATGGCGCTGTTGCCCGTCATCAAGACGGCCATCCGCCGCCAGTACACGCTGACGCCCGACAAGGTGGAGGAGTCGCGGGTGAAGATGCTGGAGGGGCTGGACAGGCTGGAGCGGGAGATTCAGGGAGACCCGTCGCGCTACCTGGTGGGCGAGTCCCTGTCGATCGCGGACATCGCCGCGGCGTCACTCTTCAGCCCGCTGGTGGCCGCCGAGGGCTCGCCGTACGCGGTGCGGCCCGGAGAGGTGGTGCCCAAGCCGATCGCCGAGATGCGTGCGTCGGTGCTGGCGCGCCCCGCGGGCCAGTGGCTGCTGCGGCGCTACCGGGAGGACAGGCGGCGCGTGGCACGCGGCTTCGGCGCGAGCGCCGCGGTGGCGAACGGCTGA